In Acidimicrobiales bacterium, the sequence CCTGGAAGCCGGCTAGCGGGCCGTTCGTGGTGGCCAACTTGACGCCGGCATCCACCGACGGGATGTACTCCTTGGGAATACGACCACCGGAGACGTTGTCCTCGAAGAGGTAGTCCTCTTCTTCGTTCTCGTAGGGCTCGAGGCTGGCCACGATCTCAGCAAACTGGCCGGAACCACCGGTCTGCTTCTTGTGGGTGTAGCGGTAGTCGAGAACCGGCTTGGTGATCGTCTCGCGGTAAGCCACCTGGGGCTTGCCCACGTTGGCGTCCACCCGGAACTCACGGAGCATGCGGTCGACCAGCACCTCGAGGTGCAGCTCGCCCATGCCGCCGATGATCGTCTGGCCCGTCTCCTCGTCGCTTCGGACGGTGAAGGTGGGATCCTCCTCGGACAGGGAGAAGAGGGCCTTGCTCATCTTGTCCTGGTCTGCCTTGGAGCGGGGCTCGACGGCTACGTGGATAACCGGCGCCGGGAACTCCAACTGCTCCAGGACAATGGGGTGGTCGGGGGCGCACAGCGTGTCGCCGGTACGGGTGTTCTTGAGGCCGATGCCGGCCACGATGTCGCCGGTCCGAACCTCGTCGCGATCCTCGCGGTCGTTGGCGTGCATCTCGAGCACGCGACCAAGGCGCTCCTTGTTGCCGGTCCGGGTGTTGAGCACCGCTGAACCCTTGTCGAGCACGCCGCTGTAGGCCCGAAAATAGATGAGCTTGCCGACGTGCGGGTCGGTCATGATCTTGAAGGCCAGCGCAGAGAACGGAGCGTCGTCCGATGCCTCACGATCGAGGGTGTCGCCCGAGCGCGGGTGCACGCCTTCGACCGGCGGAAGATCGACCGGCGACGGCAGGAACTTGACGACGGCGTCCAGCAGTGGCTGCACGCCCTTGTTCTTGAAGGCCGACCCGGTGAGGATCGGCACGCAGTCGCCGGACAGGGTGCCGGAGCGGACCGCACTGCGAACGTCCTGGGAGGTGATCTCCTCCTCGCCGACGAACTTCTCGAGGATGTTCTCGTCGAACTCGGACAGTGCGTCGATCAACTCGGCCCGGTACTGCTCGGCCAGTTCGGTCATGTCCTCGGGGATGTCCACGACGTCCCAGGATGCGCCGAGGTCCTCACCCTGCCAGATGAGAGCGTTCATCTCGATGAGGTCGATAATGCCGGCGAAGTCACCCTCGGCACCGATGGGCAGTTGGATGACCGCCGCGTTACAGCCCAGGCGATCACGGATGGTGTCCAGCACGAAGTAGAAGTCAGCACCGGTGCGGTCCATCTTGTTGATGAAACACATGCGAGGGACGTTGTATTTGTCGGCCTGGCGCCACACCGTCTCGGTCTGGGGCTCCACGCCGGCGACGCCGTCGAACACGGCGACCGCTCCGTCGAGCACGCGTAGGGAACGTTCCACCTCGACGGTGAAGTCCAC encodes:
- the fusA gene encoding elongation factor G; this translates as MATRHPLQKTRNIGIMAHIDAGKTTTTERILYYTGVNYKIGEVHDGAATMDWMEQEQERGITITSAATSCFWDDHRINIIDTPGHVDFTVEVERSLRVLDGAVAVFDGVAGVEPQTETVWRQADKYNVPRMCFINKMDRTGADFYFVLDTIRDRLGCNAAVIQLPIGAEGDFAGIIDLIEMNALIWQGEDLGASWDVVDIPEDMTELAEQYRAELIDALSEFDENILEKFVGEEEITSQDVRSAVRSGTLSGDCVPILTGSAFKNKGVQPLLDAVVKFLPSPVDLPPVEGVHPRSGDTLDREASDDAPFSALAFKIMTDPHVGKLIYFRAYSGVLDKGSAVLNTRTGNKERLGRVLEMHANDREDRDEVRTGDIVAGIGLKNTRTGDTLCAPDHPIVLEQLEFPAPVIHVAVEPRSKADQDKMSKALFSLSEEDPTFTVRSDEETGQTIIGGMGELHLEVLVDRMLREFRVDANVGKPQVAYRETITKPVLDYRYTHKKQTGGSGQFAEIVASLEPYENEEEDYLFEDNVSGGRIPKEYIPSVDAGVKLATTNGPLAGFQVLGLKVSLNDGKAHDVDSSEMAFKIAAQAWFREAMRMAKPVLLEPVMSVEVVTPEDYMGDVVGDLNSRRGRVGQMEARGANQVVSALVPLSEMFGYATDLRSRTQGRATYTMQFDSYQQTPGSVQEEITRRIHGE